One genomic segment of Pelodiscus sinensis isolate JC-2024 unplaced genomic scaffold, ASM4963464v1 ctg202, whole genome shotgun sequence includes these proteins:
- the LOC142824332 gene encoding LOW QUALITY PROTEIN: host cell factor 1-like (The sequence of the model RefSeq protein was modified relative to this genomic sequence to represent the inferred CDS: deleted 3 bases in 3 codons) gives MAAALPAAPGGGSPLPAPPGAALLQPRWKRVVGWSGPVPRPRHGHRAVAIKELIVVFGGGNEGIVDELHVYNTATNQWFIPAVRGDIPPGCAAYGFVCDGTRLLVFGGMVEYGKYSNDLYELQASRWEWKRLKAKTPKNGPPPCPRLGHSFSLVGNKCYLFGGLANDSEDPKNNIPRYLNDLYILELRPGSGVVAWDIPITYGVLPPPRESHTAVVCAERDSKKSKLVIYGGMSGCRLGDLWTLDIGMPAGRRVLSRRGGGGGGGGAGAPGSPPAGLSVPLCLSPQRTLTWNKPTLSGVAPLPRSLHSATTIGNKMYVFGGWVPLVMDDVKVATHEKEWKCTNTLACLNLDSMAWEAIVMDTLEDNVPRARAGHCAVSINTRLYIWSGRDGYRKAWNNQVCCKDLWYLE, from the exons ATGGCTGCGGCGCTGCCAGCGGCCCCCGGCGGGGGCTccccgctcccggccccccccggcgccgcgctgctgcagcCCCGCTGGAAGCGGGTGGTG GGCTGGTCGGGCCCCGTGCCCCGCCCCCGACACGGACACCGGGCCGTGGCCATCAAGGAGCTGATCGTGGTCTTCGGCGGCGGCAACGAGGGCATCGTGGACGAGCTGCACGTGTAcaacacag ccacgAACCAGTGGTTCATCCCAGCCGTGCGGGGCGACATCCCCCCTGGCTGCGCTGCCTAC GGCTTCGTGTGCGACGGCACCCGCCTGCTGGTCTTCGGAGGCATGGTTGAGTACGGCAAGTACAGCAACGATCTCTACGAGCTTCAG GCCAGCCGCTGGGAGTGGAAGAGACTCAAGGCCAAGACCCCCAAGAATGGgccgcccccctgcccccgcctagGCCACAGCTTCTCTCTGGTGGGCAACAAGTGCTACCTGTTTGGGGGGCTGGCCAACGACAGCGAGGAC CCCAAGAACAACATTCCCAG gtaccTGAATGACCTGTACATCCTGGAGCTGCGCCCGGGCTCCGGAGTGGTGGCCTGGGACATCCCCATCACGTACGgggtgctgcccccgccccgcgaGTCCCACACGGCCGTGGTGTGCGCCGAGAGAGACAGCAAGAAATCCAAACTCGTCATCTACGGCGGCATGAGCGGCTGTCGCCTCGGCGACCTCTGGACGCTGGACATCGGTATGCCAGCGGGGCGCCGGGTTCtctcccggcgggggggggggggggggggggggggggccggggcgccGGGTTCTCCCCCGGCCGGGCTCTCAGTGCCTCTGTGTTTGTCTCCTCAGAGGACACTGACGTGGAACAAGCCGACCCTGAGCGGCGTGGCACCCCTGCCCCGCAGCCTGCACTCGGCCACCACCATCGGCAACAA gatgTACGTCTTCGGGGGCTGGGTGCCCCTCGTCATGGATGACGTCAAAGTTGCCACACACGAGAAGGAGTGGAAGTGCACCAACACGCTGGCCTGCCTCAACTTAG ACTCGATGGCCTGGGAAGCCATTGTCATGGACACGCTGGAGGACAACGTCCCACGGGCCCGGGCGGGGC